The sequence CCTTCCCTCACCTTAGCGACGCCTTGCTGGGAGACATCGATGTGCGTGCCGGCCGGGTCCTGAATCCTGAGAACGGAGAAGGGCACGTGCTCCAGGCTGGTCGCGACTCTCAGCTCGGGATATTTTTTTCGCAGCCTTTCCAACACGGTTTCGCTCGACTGAACTTCGAAGCCGTAATGGTCGAGGCCGGAGCGGATGCCCGCGTGGCGCTGCAACAGGGCGAGGCCGATGACGCCGTCGCTGATATGCCCCCGGCTGGGATTATAATTTCCCTTTTCGTCGGTCATCCCCGTCGTGATCTGCTTCATGCCGAAGATGGTTTTATAAAAATCGGCGGTCTTGTCGTAATTCTCGGTGTAAATTGCAACGTGGCGGATTCGTGCAAATGACATAAGCGTCTCCTCTCTGGGTCCGGCCTAACACCCGGCGCGGCTCGTTGTCAACGTTGACTCATGTAATAAACCGTGGGAGATTTACGACGGGGAAGCTTTCATGCGCATCAACGCTCTCGCGGACATCACCGTCATCGAATGCGCCACCTTCGTCACCGGGCCCTACGCGACGGCGCTGCTCGCCGATCTCGGCGCGCGCGTGATCAAGATCGAAGCGCCGCCCGACGGCGATCCTTACCGCTACTTCGCGGCGGACCCGTTTTTCAGCCCGAACTTCGCGCATCTCAACCGCAACAAAGAAAGCCTCGCCCTCGATCTCAAGAGCGAGAGGGGAAAAGAGCTTTGCGTCGATCTCATCAAGAATGCCGACGTGTTCGTGGAAAATTTCCGCCCGGGCGCCGCCGAGCGCCTGGGGCTGGGCTACGATGCGCTCCGGTCCGCCAACCGCCGGCTGGTTTATTGCTCTATCTCCGCGTTTGGCCAGACCGGGCCCTACGCGGACAAGCCGGGCTTCGACACTCTGGGCCAGGCGATGAGCGGGCTGATGAGCCTGCTCACCGACAGGGAACGGCCCGAAGTCATGGGCATCGCGCTGTCGGATTACACGACCGGACTTTCGGCGGGCTACGGCATTTTGGGCGCGCTGCTCGCGCGCCACGCGACCGGGCACGGCTCGAAGGTCGAGACGTCTTTATTGCAGGCGACGCTGGCGTTTATCGGCG comes from Candidatus Binatia bacterium and encodes:
- a CDS encoding CoA transferase, producing MRINALADITVIECATFVTGPYATALLADLGARVIKIEAPPDGDPYRYFAADPFFSPNFAHLNRNKESLALDLKSERGKELCVDLIKNADVFVENFRPGAAERLGLGYDALRSANRRLVYCSISAFGQTGPYADKPGFDTLGQAMSGLMSLLTDRERPEVMGIALSDYTTGLSAGYGILGALLARHATGHGSKVETSLLQATLAFIGETAAGYLRNGQVPDRLQRVKNAHAFAFVAKDGLPLVVHCSVPEKFWQAFLQAVERTDLAADPRFQTREARKDNYSKLEAELKPVFAGRTRAEWLERLERSDVPAAPLYNMAEVLSDPQVEHLGLIEEVEHAKAGKLKFVGPAVSYAKLSTESAKPPPLLGEQTALILAELGCGAEEVRGMEEQGIVKTTGPDR